The DNA segment GGAACAAATAGCCGCATTACAAGCCACAGGAATTTTTGCTCATGCAGGAGAAGGCTTTTGGTCATTGCTAGCCGAGGGGCGGTTTACTGGGGATGTGTGGGCAGTACCAGAAGGGACAGCCGTATTTGCTAACGAGCCACTGTTACGGGTGGAAGCACCATTATGGCAAGCACAGTTAGTAGAAACTTACTTATTAAATACACTCAATTACCAAACCTTAGTAGCCACAAGAGCAGCACGTCTCCGTGATATAGCTGGTGAGCAAGCAACACTTTTGGAATTTGGTACGAGACGAGCCTTTAGCCCCCAAGCGTCTTTATGGGCAGCACGGGCAGCTTTAGCGGGTGGTTTAGATGCCACCTCCAATGTGTTAGCAGCGCTACAACTGGGACAACAGCCAAGTGGTACGATGGCTCACGCCTTGGTTATGGCGTTGTCGGCGATGGAAGGCAGTGAAGAACAAGCCTTTAGTGCGTTTCATCGCTATTTTCCCGGCGCGCCTTTGTTAATTGATACTTATGATACTATCGCGGCTGCCCAACACTTAGCAGAAAAAGTGAATACCGGAAAAATGGAATTATCTGGTGTCAGGTTAGATTCTGGTGACTTAGTTAGCTTATCAAAACAAGTGCGATCGCTCCTGCCAGATGTATCGATTTTTGCTAGTGGTGACTTAGATGAATGGGAAATTGCCAAACTCCAAGCAGCCGGTGCAGAAATCGACGGCTACGGACTAGGAACCAAGCTAGTTACAGGTTCCCCCGTGAATGGAGTTTATAAACTCGTAGAAATTGATGACATCCCAGTGATGAAAAAGTCCAGTGGTAAAACAACATACCCAGGGCGTAAGCAGATTTTTCGTTCCTTTGGGGATGGTCAGGTTCAAGCAGACAGATTGGGGTTAATCACAGATACACCCTTAATTACAGAAAAACCTTTGTTGGAATTGGTAGTCAAAGAAGGTCAACGCCTACAACCACGAGAAACTCTGTCCGCAATTCGCCAACGCACAGCCGCCTCTGTCGCCAGTTTACCCGAACAAACAAGACGTTTAGATAATCCCGTTCCCGTACCCATACAAATTTCCACCGCATTGCAAGATTTGACAGAAGTTACATTGCAACGTCTCAACTAACGACAACTGACAATGAAAAAAATTGCTTTATTTGGTACTAGTGCAGACCCACCAACAGCAGGACATCAGATTATTTTACGCTGGTTGTCTGAGCGTTATGATTGGGTGGCGGTTTGGGCGGCGGATAACCCGTTTAAATCTCATCAAACACTATTAGAGCATCGGGCGGCAATGCTGCGGCTGTTGATTGCGGATATAGAAGCGCCTCGGCAGAATATAGCTTTAGAACAGGATTTGAGTAGCTTTAGAACTCTGGAAACATTGGAGAAGGCGAAATTACGTTGGGGTGCAAATACAGAGTTTACTTTGATCATTGGTTCAGATTTACTGAGTCAGTTACCCCGTTGGTATCGAGTTGAAGAATTATTACAGCAGGTGCAACTGTTGATTGTGCCACGACCAGGATATGCCATAGATGGGACTAGTCTAGAAGCTGTGCAACAACTGGGCGGTAAAATTGCGATCGCCTCTTTTACAGGTCTAGATGTTTCCTCAACAGCATATCGTGAACGTGGAGAAACTGAAGCTCTCACCCCCCCTATAGTCGAATACATTCATCAACAGCATTTGTACAAATGCCCGGACGCAACCAAAAAAAGTTTTCAACTTCGTTAAATCAACAACCTTTAGCCGATTTTAAGGTTGGTGTTGATAATGTAATTTTTTCTGTAGATACTGAAAAAAATCGGCTGTTAGTTCTGTTAGTAATGCGACAGCAAGAACCATTTTTAAATTATTGGAGTCTTCCTGGTACTTTGGTGCGAGAAGGAGAGTCTTTAGAAGACGCTGCTTATCGCATTATGGCAGAGAAAATTAGAGTCAAAAATCTCTATTTGGAACAGCTATATACATTTGGCGGCCCCAATCGTGACCCAAGGGAAGCAACTGGCAGTTATGGTGTACGTTACCTATCCGTTAGTTATTTTGCTCTCGTCAGATTTGAGGAAGCAGAATTAATTGCTGATG comes from the Nostoc sp. PCC 7120 = FACHB-418 genome and includes:
- a CDS encoding nicotinate phosphoribosyltransferase, producing MTTIPIWDVQQTPELNISAADYSLLTDLYQLTMAACYTGEGVEQRRASFELFVRRSPEGFGYLIAMGLAQALEYLEKLRFSPEQIAALQATGIFAHAGEGFWSLLAEGRFTGDVWAVPEGTAVFANEPLLRVEAPLWQAQLVETYLLNTLNYQTLVATRAARLRDIAGEQATLLEFGTRRAFSPQASLWAARAALAGGLDATSNVLAALQLGQQPSGTMAHALVMALSAMEGSEEQAFSAFHRYFPGAPLLIDTYDTIAAAQHLAEKVNTGKMELSGVRLDSGDLVSLSKQVRSLLPDVSIFASGDLDEWEIAKLQAAGAEIDGYGLGTKLVTGSPVNGVYKLVEIDDIPVMKKSSGKTTYPGRKQIFRSFGDGQVQADRLGLITDTPLITEKPLLELVVKEGQRLQPRETLSAIRQRTAASVASLPEQTRRLDNPVPVPIQISTALQDLTEVTLQRLN
- a CDS encoding nicotinate-nucleotide adenylyltransferase → MKKIALFGTSADPPTAGHQIILRWLSERYDWVAVWAADNPFKSHQTLLEHRAAMLRLLIADIEAPRQNIALEQDLSSFRTLETLEKAKLRWGANTEFTLIIGSDLLSQLPRWYRVEELLQQVQLLIVPRPGYAIDGTSLEAVQQLGGKIAIASFTGLDVSSTAYRERGETEALTPPIVEYIHQQHLYKCPDATKKSFQLR
- a CDS encoding NUDIX hydrolase, yielding MPGRNQKKFSTSLNQQPLADFKVGVDNVIFSVDTEKNRLLVLLVMRQQEPFLNYWSLPGTLVREGESLEDAAYRIMAEKIRVKNLYLEQLYTFGGPNRDPREATGSYGVRYLSVSYFALVRFEEAELIADGVTGIAWYPVKQVPKLSFDHNEILAYGHRRLRNKLEYSPVAFEVLPEMFTLNDLYQLYTTVLGENFSDYSNFRARLLKLGFLSDTGIKVSRGAGRPASLYKFDAEAFSPFKDKPLVFI